The proteins below are encoded in one region of Phyllopteryx taeniolatus isolate TA_2022b chromosome 11, UOR_Ptae_1.2, whole genome shotgun sequence:
- the pde10a gene encoding cAMP and cAMP-inhibited cGMP 3',5'-cyclic phosphodiesterase 10A isoform X8 — protein sequence MFEPIRWSEPDSDDDGQPSSSRTTEKESGHWLDVTYRDANMQGVVYELNSYMEQRLDTGGDNKLLLYELCNIIKTATKADGFALYFLGECNNSLCLFTPKRSKDGSPSLVPSGPIAFGTTIAAHVAKTRKTLLVEDIMGDERFPDGTGQDSGIRVHSVLCLPILTAIGDLIAILELRRHRGKEPFNLSHQEVATANLAWASVAIHQVQVCRGLAKQTELNDFLLDVSKTYFDNIVAIDSLLEHIMIYAKNLVNADRCALFQVDQNNKELYSDLFDIGEEKEGKPVFRKTKEIRFSIEKGIAGQVAQTGEVLNIPDAYADPRFNREVDLKTGYTTRNILCMPIVSRGTVIGVVQMVNKLSGSAFTKTDENNFKMFAVFCALALHCANMYHRIRHSECIYRVTMEKLSYHSICTSEEWKTLSELNLPTLIYKEIEMFHFDINPFEEIWPAVFIYMVHSSCGKSSFELEKLCRFTMSVRKNYRRVPYHNWKHAVTVAHCMYAILQKTPGTFTELEKKGLLIACLCHDLDHRGYSNTYLQKFDHPLAALYSTSTMEQHHFSQTVSILQLEGHNIFSNLNSSEYEQVLEIIRKAIIATDLALYFNNHQQLSELLTSGVLDFNNHSHRDRVIGLMMTACDLCSVTKQWQITRLTANDIYAEFWAEGDEMKKIGMQPISMMDRDKKDEVPQGQVGFYNAVAIPCYTTLADLFPPSSPLLKACKENLGQWEKIAHGEVEDVVLTRPSDSGPVKVDN from the exons atgtttgagccgatcaggtggtcggaacctgacagtgacgacgacgggcagccaagtagcagccgtacaacagaaaaagagagtggccactggctcgatgtgacg TACCGGGATGCGAATATGCAGGGTGTGGTGTATGAGCTCAACAGCTACATGGAGCAGCGCCTGGACACTGGAGGAGACAACAAGCTACTGCTCTATGAACTCTGCAACATCATTAAAACAG CAACAAAAGCTGATGGATTTGCACTTTACTTTTTGGGAGAATGCAACAAT AGTTTGTGTTTGTTCACCCCAAAGAGATCCAAGGATGGTTCCCCTAGCCTCGTCCCCTCTGGCCCCATCGCATTCGGGACAACCATTGCAGCTCATGTTGCCAAGACTCGCAAAACACTTTTAGTAGAAGACATCATGGGG GATGAACGCTTCCCAGATGGCACAGGGCAGGACTCAGGGATCCGCGTTCATTCTGTCTTGTGCCTCCCCATCCTCACTGCCATCGGGGACCTCATCGCCATCCTGGAGCTGCGTCGGCACAGGGGAAAGGAGCCCTTCAATCTCAGCCACCAGGAG gtTGCAACAGCAAACTTGGCGTGGGCGTCAGTTGCCATTCATCAAGTACAG gtGTGTCGAGGCCTCGCCAAACAGACTGAGCTCAATGACTTCCTACTAGATGTGTCAAA AACATACTTTGATAATATTGTGGCAATAGATTCGCTACTTGAACACATTATG ATATATGCAAAAAACCTGGTGAATGCCGACAGGTGTGCACTCTTCCAGGTAgatcaaaacaacaaagaactGTATTCTGACCTGTTCGATATTGGTGAGGAGAAAGAAGGCAAGCCAGTCTTTAGGAAAACCAAAGAAATTAG GTTTTCTATAGAGAAAGGAATAGCTGGTCAAGTGGCTCAGACAGGGGAAGTCTTAAATATCCCAGATGCCTATGCAGACCCACGGTTTAACcg AGAGGTGGACCTAAAAACCGGTTACACCACGCGGAACATCCTGTGCATGCCCATCGTGAGCAGGGGGACTGTTATCGGAGTGGTGCAGATGGTGAATAAATTAAGCGGTAGTGCCTTCACTAAAACAGATGAGAACAACTTCAAGATGTTTGCTGTCTTCTGTGCCCTGGCCTTACACTGTGCAAAT atGTACCATCGAATTCGCCACTCTGAATGCATTTACAGAGTGACAATGGAAAAACTGTCTTACCACAGCATCTGCACCTCAGAAGAATGGAAAACACTCTCTGAGCTCAACCTTCCCACACTCATTTATAAAGAGATCGAAAT gtTTCACTTTGACATAAATCCTTTTGAGGAGATCTGGCCTGCAGTTTTCATCTACATGGTTCACAGCTCCTGTGGAAAGAGCAG ctttgagctggagaagctgtGTCGATTCACCATGTCCGTACGCAAGAACTACCGGCGTGTGCCCTACCACAACTGGAAGCACGCCGTGACCGTGGCTCACTGTATGTACGCCATCCTACAAAAGACCCCTGGGACCTTCACAGAGCTAGAG AAGAAGGGACTCTTGATAGCCTGCCTATGTCATGATCTGGACCATCGAGGGTACAGCAACACTTATTTGCAGAAGTTTGACCACCCGCTGGCTGCTCTCTACTCCACCTCCACTATGGAGCAGCACCACTTCTCTCAGACTGTCTCCATTTTGCAG CTGGAAGGGCACAATATTTTCTCCAACCTGAATTCCAGCGAGTACGAGCAGGTGCTAGAGATCATCCGAAAGGCCATCATCGCCACAGACCTGGCCCTTTACTTCAATAACCACCAGCAGCTGTCAGAGCTTCTCACCTCAGGTGTGCTAGACTTCAACAACCACTCACACAG GGACCGTGTAATTGGGCTGATGATGACAGCATGTGACCTGTGTTCTGTAACCAAGCAATGGCAGATCACACGACTCACAGCAAACGACATCTATGCTGAGTTCTGGGCCGAG GGAGATGAGATGAAAAAGATTGGGATGCAGCCCATCTCAATGATGGACCGAGACAAGAAGGATGAAGTTCCTCAAGGCCAA gTGGGCTTCTACAATGCTGTAGCAATTCCATGTTATACAACACTAGCAGATCTTTTCCCTCCATCCAGTCCACTTCTAAAAGCGTGCAA GGAGAACTTGGGCCAATGGGAGAAGATAGCGCACGGTGAGGTGGAGGACGTCGTTCTGACCCGGCCTTCTGATTCAGGTCCTGTCAAGGTGGACAATTGA